TTGGAAACAGGCATATATGCTTGGATCTAATGTAATATCATAATATGTATGGTGTAAATGAATTCATATTTGTTGTCCATTCATGTTTCCAGTTTGTTTAGATGGACTGGACGAAGGTGTGGGGCTGTGTTAAGGACCACTCTAGGTGCATCAGACCACTATTTCGTATAGTGAGGGATCAGAAAGTAATTCTATCTGTTGGAAAGAGGTTCTATTCTTCACAGGAACAAGGACGATATCCTTTGGAAAGAAAGACATCATGGATGTGCAAGCTGCCATGTGTTCTAGTGGACACTGTGTTTGTGAGTAAAAATACATCACTGCGGTGCGTGCATAGCATGAAAAATGATCCGGACTTGAGTAGGGACTTTTTTGTACAACTCTGGCTTGCTGATAAAAAGGAGACATGGCCTACTGCCAAACGAAGGCATAAAGTTCTTAAATTCGATAGCAGTGGTGAAACAGTAATTGATGGCCGAACTATTCCGGGACTTATTCAGAGAATGCTTTCTGGTGCTTTAGATGAGAAGTCTTATGGCAAGATGAAGTCAGGTCTTAAGCAACCACCTACCAGCCAATCCATCACTGGTACATTAGAACCAATGTCTTTGGAAGAGGTAATGTTATCATGTGCTCTTTGGagccatgtatatatatatatatatatatatatatatatatatatatatatgttcaagaaagaaccactaaataaaaaaaagaatggaGAATCATTCTCAGTCatttgatcatcaagatctacggtggatgcatcatcttgttggatgaatgcagaacctgggttcgaatcctgaagggagcaattttttttatttttttagcgcattaattttaacagcgaatgcattaatttttaaagtggatgcattagatttgatggttcacacgttctcacaaataatgtattctctctagaaccacaccctatatatatgtgtgtgtgtcaaAAATTAGAAGCATTCTTTAGTTTTTTATATCACTTCAATTCTGGTATCAGTAATTTTTATGGCCAAACATTATGACGCTTCTATGTAAATTGACTTGACCAAAAACTTAATTTCAGTCCAAGGTTGCACCTCTTCTTGCAAGATCCAATCTACTGATTACCAGGGATATCGAATGGGCCAACTTGGTTCTTGGTTTTGAGCAGGTAAGCTTTAAGGTTTAAGAACTCCTCCAATAGCATTCAGTAGACATCTTGTCCCATTTGCCGACATAATATATGATATTGGGGGAAAACTATGTATGTGTTTCAACCATTCTCATGGTGATACTGATCATATTTTGATGTTGGTGGACGAAGTTTTTTATCCATCAGCATATGCTGTTAGATTTGGTGGCTCAACTGGACATCTTAGTCTGAAGAAAAAAAGCAACCTCTATTTACCTCACTAGGGTAAATACTGAGagaattgatgtgttgtgagattttttagttttgatagCTGTAGGACTTGGTATTCTATTATACTTTCTATTTTGATTGGTTAGTTGACAACCATTTCTGATGATTAACTAACAATTtgctttgaattttttttcacatgttTGACTAGGTCTCAACTAGAGGAAGCTGATTTTTACCAGATAATTACATAAATAGATTGGGCAATAAAACACTATTTGACGTATCTATAGCTTCTTCAGTTTCATAGATCTTTGATGCCTTCTGATGTATATTTTTTCATGTACAGATACATTTATCCGATTATCTTTTCTAATGAGGTGTGGCTTTGTGCAGGAAAACCGATATGCAATGGTTGATGTCTGCTACCCTCAAGCAGTATGTCTGTTCTTGGTTTTACTCCCTTGTGGTTTTACCATTCATTTGGTGCTGGTTTAAAGAAACTGACTGATATTGGACTCAGTAGTAGTAATTCTTAACATTTTACTTGTAGCCTGTAGGTTTCATACGCGAGCAGAGCAACGTGATTGCGAGACAGGTATCAATAACGCTTTGTGTCTGATATTCatagtttctttattttatagtaCAATATTTTTGATTGTCGTTTTTTCCATACTTCTGTTAATTACTTGCCTCTGAAAAGCATATTCATCTGTAGTGGCTCAAAATTGTTGAACATCATAATTAACTCAATGTAGTTACTTTGCAATAACAGTTGGATCCAAATATTTTCTTGCTCCAGTAAATATTTGATCACATACGGAAATAGAAAATTAAGTCATTGTTAGAGACTTAGAGGTTAAGTGTAAAATTGAATTCGTTACGTCTTTTGATTTGTTTGTGTTATGATGAAGATGCAAACCTTTGGTAAAAATACTTAGTAAAATTTGGATTATTTGTTATTAGATACTTGAATAAAATTGACACAGTATAATATAAAGATTACACTGAAGTTGGTTTCCCCCTTTTTGACCCTTTCTGCAGTTTTACTTGATAAATGATGCCCAAAACAGTCATTATCGAGTTTGGTGTTTTTGgttcttgtttttatttttccttgttACTTTTTCCTTGCGGGGcatcaattttttgtttttgtttttgtttgatgATGGCAACACATTTTCCTGCAGTTGCTTCGCTTAAGACGCCCTTTCATCGCACAGATTACTGATGGATCTGGCAACGAGCTCTTTAGGGTTAGAACTTGTAATTGTTCTCATTATCTTCCATCTGCACTTGGACACCTCTTTTGGGTGTATGATTGGTGCTAATTGTTTTCTTTTGTATAACTGCGTCCAAGTAGGTTCGAAGGCCCTTTTGGTGGATCACCAGTTCCATTTATGCAGAGATAAATGGGAAAGTATGGTTTTCATCATGTCTTTTTTATGGATCTTTAATCTAACAATTGAGCCTAAATCTAAGCAATTTCGAAATAGCAGAGGTTTTTTTGGACTTAATGTCATTTGCCTTCTTTTCTGTCAGGAAATTGGTGTTGTTCACAGAAGATGGCATCTCTGGAGGAGAATTTATGACTTGTACTTGGGGTATGTTCTTTTAGTTCCCAGCCTAATATATTCACGGAATCTCTCAAACATGTGATTTTGATCAGCTGTCTGTCTCTTCTCTCTCAGGAATAAGCAATTTGCAGTTGTTGAGAACCCAGGCTTGTGGAACTGGACTTTCACTTTGAAGGACATTGATGGAAATGTATTGGCTGAGATAGACCGTGACTGGAGGGGTTTCGGATTTGAGGTTcttgaattattatttgattcacGTAGAGTCGAGGAGATAGACCAGATTTGTTTTTACTTTAACACAAAATGAAAAGCTAGATTTATCCTTTTTGTTGCCATGGTGCGAGTGCGACTGACTAGTAAGGGatataatttcattttctttgtcAGCTAGTCTTGCTTGTCAAGTTATAGAATAGAATATTTATTGTCTATGTTGGTGATAGATTGACTTAGTAAACATTAAGAATTGGTGAATTAGTGATGCTATAATTTACCAAAGAGACCTATCTGCTGATTAGAAGAGCAACCGACTTTTCGTAATTGTTGTGCAGATTTTTACAGATGCTGGTCAGTATGTGATTCGATTTGGGAGCTCCAATTCTGGTGTTGCGCCGGCAGCAGAGGTAATTCACCGCATAAGTCGCACATTCGTTTTATTTAAATAGTGAATTTTCTTAATCGCATTTCTGCTTTTGTAGGTGCAAGAGTTAAATGTAGCTCGTTCCTTGACTCTGTCTGAGAGAGCAGTAGCTGTTGCCCTAGCTGTTTCACTTGATAATGACTACTTCTCCAGACATGGAGGCTGGTAAGATACTGGTTTTCCATATACCTTTAGACATTCATCATCATCCTCTAGTGAAAACGGTGCAGCCTTAGTCTAGCAGGGGTGCTTATCCGCTTTCTTGAAGTACTAAcagcactctctctctctagccaTATATGCATGATAAGCAAAACTCTTCTCCAATCTGCATGATTGTTTGAGTGTGCTACTGTAGTACTTGCTTTCAGGCAATACATGCTGAAAAGTAGTATAACTTTCTTGTTCTTATCAGGGGCTTTCCCTTTATGGTGGTCGATGATTGAGAGTTGGTTGGCAAGAGGAGGGCTGAACGCGGTCAGATTTGAAACTCAGCCTTTCCTCACATTCGTTAAAgatattcttttttttgttttttcactGCCAATGAGTGGCTATGGGAAAGTGAATTAGAGGCTTGTCGCAAAATCTTAAGTTAATCGAGCTTGAACCTCAACTGAATGCTTTATGTGCTTTCCATTCACTCTTTTGGTAGCAGCGAAAAGTTATCATGGCCATCATCATATGTGTCCTGTCGTGTCAAATTCTTGGATAATCACAGGATTAATTACCTATGTTTGCATCTTGCTATTTTGGTGGTTGTGTAGCCGATTCGAAGCTACTTAGGGCGTGTTTGACTTCCTTGTTAAGGATAGTTTGTTTCGTAATATGGGGTTAACTCTCCGTTTGATatcccaatttctcaaaagtGAAGGCCCGGAAATTAAGGCTTGGCCCGGCCTTAAACACTGTTACACAGTGGAAATAGAACTGGAGCCCTCCCCCGGTTACAGTAGCTCGATGCTACAGTAATTCTTGTTTAATTTTTCATTCACGCAATTGCCCCCAATTCCCATCACCACCAACACCACCCTGCCCTCGCCGACATCGCTGTTCCTCACCAACGTTCACCGGCGGGATTAATTCTTGCGAAGGGAACTCATCGATTACCACCGATTTCAGCGCGGCGGTATTAGTTTCTCACCTTTACCACCAATATCATGAGAAATCCCCTTTCCAAAATCGTTGCCTCCATTGACCTAAACCATGTAAATCTGCAAGGAAGTGGAAAAGGTCTAAATCTTGAATTTTGATGGGGGAGGGAAAGTGGGATGAGAtgggttgttttcttttgaGGGGTTTTGCAGGGGGAAGGGAGGGAGGCAGCGGTGGGCTGAATCTTCTTGGCGGTGGGGCGGGTCGGCGCTGGAGGGAGTGAGGCGGCGATGTGCCGATTCTTATTAGCGGCGGGGCGGCGCTGGAGGGAGGGAGGGAAGGGCTGAAGTGGGAGGAGATGAgttgtttctttttttgtgGTTTTGCAGGGGAGGGGGAGGCGGCAGTGGGGTGAATCTTCTTGGCAGTGGGCAAGTCGGCGCTGGAGAGACGGAGGCGGCGATGCGCCGATTCTTATTGGCGGCGctggagggagggagggaggggcTGAAGTGGGAGGAGATgagttgtttcttttttttgggggggtttTGCAGGGGAAGGGGATGCGGCGGTGGGGTGAATCTTCTTGGCGGTGGGCGAGTCGACGCTGAAGAAAGGGAGGCGCTGCGCTGATTCTTGTTGGAGGTGGCGGCTGGCGctggagggagggagagaggcggTGATGGGGGCGGGGGTGGGATGGAAGATGATGAGAGAGGCCTGTAGCACAAATTTGGTTCTaccttttctattttttaatttaaaattttaattgatttaatagtataaggttaaaatagtaatttcactatttaatctagattttaatttaaacTATCAAACAATTAATTCATGCTATCTAAATTTTATTCTTGATTTATCAAACACTAGGCTAAATTACATGGGTTTCATTTCCTACCATGGGCCTCCTAGTTAAAAATTATCATTCTGGTGtttacgaaaccaacacctaaaactatagAGAGAAACCGCgaactatacctagtgtggtgacttgaagaagacgaagtaaAAGTGAGCGGAAACCTTGCCTCAAAGAGAAAATAGCagttgtattcgaaaatatgagatagcgtaaattataatacacgagctcgggccctatttatagatttacaaacggaggggtaaaatagtaaaaacatcttcggtgcatgcgtcttgcgtggtggaagggtatactggtaatttcgataatacgcgggagaccttcccgcgcatttAATGATTCCTCTGGTAGAAATGTCTCTTCTGGTAAATGCGTCTTCTCTGACGATGTAATCTCTGGTGGAGGTGACTCTTCTGGTAGACACGTCGTCTCTGGCAAAGGCTTCTCctctggcgatggtgacttccctggcgcggatgactcctctgacaaACACGTCGTCTCTGGCAAATGCTTCTCctctggcgatggtgacttccctggtgcggatgactcctctgacgaaggTGGTTCCCCTggtgagggtgacttctctgaagaacgcgattcctctggcaagagccattcctctgatggGTGATATCCTTTTGGTAAGGATGGTTCTTCTAACCCATGCTGCTCCTCTGACgggagtgattcctctgatttgtactctccccctactctgcacatattgctcctcaccacaTTCCTTAACCCACATGATTTATCAAACACCCCCTTAACATTTTATTTGTACATGTGTGCTAAACCTAGCACAAGTTTTTCACAATAAGGAAAAAATTTCTACCCAAATTACTCCAATGGTTACCAAAACTCTTTCTCC
The sequence above is a segment of the Salvia miltiorrhiza cultivar Shanhuang (shh) unplaced genomic scaffold, IMPLAD_Smil_shh fragScaff_scaffold_19_1, whole genome shotgun sequence genome. Coding sequences within it:
- the LOC131002768 gene encoding altered inheritance rate of mitochondria protein 25-like produces the protein MDWTKVWGCVKDHSRCIRPLFRIVRDQKVILSVGKRFYSSQEQGRYPLERKTSWMCKLPCVLVDTVFVSKNTSLRCVHSMKNDPDLSRDFFVQLWLADKKETWPTAKRRHKVLKFDSSGETVIDGRTIPGLIQRMLSGALDEKSYGKMKSGLKQPPTSQSITGTLEPMSLEESKVAPLLARSNLLITRDIEWANLVLGFEQENRYAMVDVCYPQAPVGFIREQSNVIARQLLRLRRPFIAQITDGSGNELFRVRRPFWWITSSIYAEINGKEIGVVHRRWHLWRRIYDLYLGNKQFAVVENPGLWNWTFTLKDIDGNVLAEIDRDWRGFGFEIFTDAGQYVIRFGSSNSGVAPAAEVQELNVARSLTLSERAVAVALAVSLDNDYFSRHGGWGFPFMVVDD